In one window of Bacillota bacterium DNA:
- a CDS encoding nucleotidyltransferase family protein: MFNAIVLAGSGKSDALTEQQGVFNKAFIEIYRKTLLAYIIEALESSESVKKIIVVGPAEDLETLRQKGFKFDIVAEKESMLENLAAGFEIIERDSLCLIVTGDIPLITSKVIDRFIELCLPHDADLYYPVLTRETCMEKYPKNIRTYVRLKEGYLTGGNVALVRSDWYLKNRKRLEMFVSYRKKPLKLMRILPLILIIKYFLKTLSLVDLEKYLSKLMYLKAKAVQCDCVEVGIDVDKPSDLDLVKEILSSTPEFFQLN, from the coding sequence ATGTTTAACGCTATTGTGCTGGCAGGCAGCGGAAAGTCTGATGCGCTGACCGAACAGCAAGGGGTTTTCAATAAAGCTTTTATTGAAATTTACAGGAAGACTTTGCTTGCTTATATTATTGAAGCGCTTGAGAGTTCAGAATCGGTAAAAAAAATTATTGTTGTAGGACCGGCTGAAGATCTCGAAACCCTGCGCCAGAAGGGTTTTAAATTTGATATTGTTGCAGAAAAGGAGAGTATGTTAGAAAATTTGGCCGCAGGATTTGAAATAATTGAGCGCGATAGTTTATGTTTAATTGTGACCGGTGACATTCCGCTGATTACCAGCAAAGTAATTGATCGATTTATTGAACTTTGTCTTCCTCATGATGCTGATCTCTATTACCCTGTGCTGACCAGGGAAACTTGTATGGAGAAATACCCGAAAAACATCAGGACATATGTACGGCTAAAAGAGGGCTATCTGACTGGTGGAAATGTTGCGCTTGTTCGTTCTGACTGGTACCTAAAAAACCGGAAACGGTTGGAAATGTTTGTATCTTACCGTAAAAAACCACTTAAATTAATGCGCATTTTGCCCTTGATTCTGATTATCAAGTATTTCTTAAAAACCCTTTCACTGGTAGATCTTGAAAAGTATTTATCAAAGCTGATGTACTTAAAAGCAAAAGCGGTGCAGTGTGATTGTGTTGAAGTGGGAATTGATGTAGACAAACCCAGTGACCTTGACCTGGTAAAGGAGATTTTGTCATCAACTCCGGAATTTTTCCAGTTAAATTAA
- the ispE gene encoding 4-(cytidine 5'-diphospho)-2-C-methyl-D-erythritol kinase has protein sequence MRTRQVIRASAKINLGLNVLSRRPDGYHELESVMQQISLADLIVLEPYPDKNCRFSCTVQALSGPDNLVFKAVQLLEEKAGEKLGGVAITLYKNIPLEAGLAGGSSDAAAALIGLNRFWNLGFSKDELNNLASQLGSDVTFCLGGGTALAMGRGEIIERLPALPFFWVVLAVPKGIKILTAEAYGALDQRNFGNPVIIPLIEAIRNKSKRGILDWLQAGKTNTLETVRGPGFDKVQQLKRRLVNLGLMPLFSGSGPTLFMLFEQYSLARNVSHAINQEGDSAYLCWTMSGNEEWLDV, from the coding sequence ATGAGAACTAGACAGGTAATCAGGGCTTCAGCAAAGATAAACCTTGGGCTGAATGTACTAAGCCGCCGTCCTGATGGTTATCATGAACTGGAGTCAGTCATGCAGCAGATATCACTGGCCGATCTAATCGTACTTGAGCCGTATCCTGACAAGAATTGTAGGTTTAGCTGTACAGTTCAGGCGTTATCCGGTCCGGATAACCTGGTTTTTAAAGCTGTTCAACTTCTGGAGGAGAAAGCAGGGGAAAAACTCGGTGGTGTAGCAATAACCCTCTATAAAAATATACCTTTAGAGGCAGGATTGGCTGGCGGAAGCAGCGATGCAGCCGCTGCATTAATTGGATTAAACAGGTTCTGGAATTTAGGTTTTAGTAAAGATGAATTAAATAACTTAGCATCCCAGTTAGGTTCCGACGTTACTTTTTGTCTGGGCGGGGGTACGGCATTGGCAATGGGCAGGGGAGAAATAATTGAAAGGCTTCCTGCTCTACCATTTTTTTGGGTGGTTTTGGCTGTACCAAAAGGGATAAAAATATTGACGGCTGAGGCTTACGGTGCCCTGGATCAAAGAAATTTCGGAAACCCTGTTATTATACCATTGATTGAGGCGATCAGAAATAAATCAAAACGAGGTATACTTGACTGGCTTCAAGCAGGGAAAACAAACACGTTGGAAACTGTAAGGGGCCCAGGTTTCGATAAAGTGCAGCAGTTAAAGCGAAGGCTCGTTAATCTTGGGCTGATGCCTCTTTTTTCAGGAAGCGGACCTACTTTATTTATGCTTTTTGAGCAATATTCGTTGGCCCGTAATGTCTCCCATGCAATTAACCAGGAAGGAGATTCAGCATATTTATGCTGGACAATGTCTGGCAATGAGGAGTGGTTAGATGTTTAA
- a CDS encoding nicotinate phosphoribosyltransferase has product MNSNDFVTLKDIASIKLEVDNRLFSATASEIECGLTSDVYFVRTRDLLGSMKLADTEVTAEIFSSRPGILAGIDESLYLLRNRNLEIWALPEGAEIEEKEVVLRIKGQYGDFGIYETPLLGILASSSGWATAARTCKEAAGECTVICYGARHLHPAVAPVMERAAVIGGADACSCILGALLLNRTPVGTIPHAAFLIVGDTVELAAAYDRFVPEDAPRIILVDTFKDETEEALRVAEALGKKLDGIRLDTPGERGGVTPGLVKETRARLNQAGYEHVKIVVSGGLNPERISLLVEAGADAFGVGSYISRAPAIDMTMDLKEVKGKVLAKRGRIPGITENKRLVKVK; this is encoded by the coding sequence ATGAACTCAAATGATTTTGTTACCTTGAAGGATATTGCATCAATTAAACTCGAAGTGGACAACAGGTTATTTTCAGCTACAGCCTCAGAAATTGAATGCGGGCTGACAAGCGATGTTTACTTTGTCCGGACAAGGGATTTACTTGGCTCTATGAAGCTTGCCGACACAGAAGTAACTGCTGAAATATTTTCCTCAAGACCGGGTATCCTTGCCGGAATAGATGAGTCACTATACTTGCTTCGTAACCGTAATCTCGAAATATGGGCTCTGCCTGAAGGTGCAGAAATTGAAGAAAAGGAAGTAGTATTGAGAATCAAAGGGCAGTATGGGGACTTTGGGATTTATGAAACCCCATTATTAGGGATATTGGCCAGTTCAAGTGGTTGGGCAACAGCTGCCAGAACTTGTAAGGAAGCTGCCGGTGAGTGTACTGTAATTTGTTACGGCGCTCGACATCTGCATCCGGCAGTCGCTCCTGTTATGGAAAGGGCGGCAGTTATTGGGGGTGCAGATGCCTGCAGTTGTATTCTTGGTGCCCTGCTCTTAAACAGGACTCCAGTAGGAACCATCCCCCATGCTGCATTTCTAATTGTGGGAGATACCGTGGAACTGGCAGCAGCTTATGACCGGTTCGTCCCTGAAGATGCTCCAAGGATTATTTTGGTTGATACCTTTAAAGACGAAACTGAAGAGGCTTTGAGAGTAGCAGAGGCGCTTGGGAAAAAACTTGACGGAATCCGCCTTGATACTCCCGGAGAACGTGGAGGCGTAACCCCCGGATTAGTTAAAGAAACAAGAGCAAGGTTGAATCAGGCTGGTTATGAACATGTTAAAATCGTTGTATCAGGAGGTTTGAACCCGGAAAGAATTAGTTTGTTGGTAGAAGCAGGAGCAGATGCCTTTGGTGTTGGCAGTTATATTTCCAGGGCTCCTGCAATCGATATGACTATGGATTTAAAAGAAGTTAAGGGTAAAGTTTTAGCCAAGCGGGGGCGTATTCCTGGAATAACCGAAAATAAACGGTTGGTAAAAGTGAAATAA
- a CDS encoding isochorismatase family cysteine hydrolase, translating to MKALLVIDMIYDFIDPGGALYIGPVADILVPAVKERIDIYRSENKLVIYICDRHLNDDREFEMFPPHSLKGSGGDEIVSELLPLDNEQIIHKRRYSAFFGTDLDLTLRDHGVSDVELVGCVTNICILYTAALARMLSYRVTVPVEAVASFDHDAHNFALREMEKTLGVTLI from the coding sequence ATGAAAGCACTGTTGGTAATTGATATGATTTATGATTTTATTGATCCTGGAGGAGCTTTATATATAGGCCCGGTTGCTGATATACTTGTCCCTGCTGTCAAGGAAAGAATTGATATATACCGTTCAGAAAATAAATTAGTAATATACATATGCGATCGCCACCTTAATGATGATCGTGAGTTTGAGATGTTTCCCCCACACAGTTTGAAAGGATCCGGGGGAGATGAAATAGTCTCTGAACTGCTTCCACTTGACAATGAACAAATAATACATAAAAGAAGGTATAGCGCTTTTTTTGGCACTGACCTTGATTTGACACTTAGAGATCATGGTGTTTCAGATGTAGAACTGGTTGGTTGCGTAACAAATATTTGTATTTTATACACTGCTGCTCTGGCCCGCATGCTGAGCTACAGGGTAACGGTTCCGGTTGAGGCTGTAGCCAGTTTTGATCACGACGCACATAATTTTGCCCTTAGAGAAATGGAAAAAACGCTGGGAGTAACTCTTATCTGA
- a CDS encoding Veg family protein, with the protein MAKDVLFEIRKKLESHLGEKIKLRANRGRRKTYEKEGVLESIYPSIFIVRVDENNYYQRLSFSYADVLTETVELSFGEGSMRRSVGL; encoded by the coding sequence GTGGCTAAAGATGTCCTATTTGAAATCCGCAAAAAGCTGGAATCACACCTTGGTGAAAAGATCAAGCTTCGCGCCAACCGCGGTCGTCGTAAGACGTATGAAAAAGAAGGTGTGTTAGAAAGTATCTACCCTTCAATCTTTATTGTAAGAGTAGATGAGAACAATTATTATCAAAGGCTTTCTTTCAGTTACGCAGATGTACTTACCGAAACTGTGGAACTGAGTTTTGGTGAAGGAAGCATGAGGCGATCAGTGGGATTGTAG
- a CDS encoding ribonuclease H-like YkuK family protein has protein sequence MLFTSPSRGQIEFEDLFAELVKYTNEYPDDSYKLIIGTDSHSFLNDCVIFVTAVVVHRIGKGGRFYYHKQKTRYMESLRQRIYYETFLSLEVATRLTEKLAQNSDLHLNVEIHLDVGEKGETRDIIKEVVGIVIGSGYQACIKPDSFGATTVADRFTK, from the coding sequence ATGCTTTTTACCAGCCCGTCCAGAGGGCAGATTGAGTTTGAAGATTTATTTGCTGAATTAGTAAAATATACCAATGAATACCCTGATGACTCCTACAAATTGATCATCGGAACCGATTCACATTCCTTTTTAAATGACTGTGTCATATTTGTTACTGCTGTGGTCGTTCACCGTATTGGTAAAGGTGGACGTTTTTATTATCATAAACAGAAAACACGCTATATGGAAAGCCTGAGGCAGCGTATTTACTATGAAACTTTCTTAAGCCTGGAAGTGGCGACCCGCCTGACAGAAAAGTTAGCCCAGAACAGTGATCTTCATCTTAATGTTGAAATTCACCTGGATGTCGGAGAAAAGGGTGAAACCAGAGATATAATCAAAGAAGTTGTTGGGATTGTCATCGGCAGCGGCTACCAGGCCTGTATCAAGCCAGATTCATTTGGAGCCACTACGGTTGCAGATCGGTTTACCAAATAA
- the rsmA gene encoding 16S rRNA (adenine(1518)-N(6)/adenine(1519)-N(6))-dimethyltransferase RsmA, whose translation MSQKPNVTSPREIVMLFDRYGLHPLRQYGQNFLIDSNVVRKIVDAADISADDTIIEVGPGAGALTGAIAGVGADLFVIEIDSGLVNLLDDFYGHEDNVRIIEKDVLKINWTDFFKLFNIPATVKLISNLPYNISGPFMYNLFRASFPFSNAILMFQKEVADRLLAKPGEKNYGSLSVICSYYAEGRYLFDISKNVFWPKPKVSSAVINLHPKIHTVNAGEEKLFWQIVQAAFQQRRKTILNSLKENMPLSKEQIHLLLSEAAIDPGIRPEQLSVEQFALLSRITYNVLSKLS comes from the coding sequence ATGTCTCAAAAGCCAAATGTTACTTCACCGCGAGAAATCGTAATGCTTTTTGACCGATATGGATTACACCCTCTGCGGCAGTATGGGCAAAATTTCTTGATTGATTCCAATGTTGTACGAAAAATTGTTGATGCTGCCGACATATCTGCAGATGATACAATTATTGAGGTCGGTCCCGGTGCAGGTGCTCTTACCGGTGCAATTGCCGGTGTGGGAGCAGATCTCTTTGTGATTGAGATAGATAGTGGGCTTGTAAATCTACTGGATGATTTCTACGGACATGAGGATAATGTTCGCATTATAGAAAAGGATGTTCTCAAAATAAACTGGACAGATTTTTTTAAGCTATTTAATATACCGGCAACTGTTAAGCTAATTTCCAACCTGCCATATAATATTTCCGGACCCTTTATGTATAATCTTTTCAGGGCGTCATTTCCTTTTTCAAATGCAATATTGATGTTTCAGAAAGAGGTTGCAGATAGGCTTTTGGCAAAACCGGGAGAGAAAAATTATGGCAGTCTCTCTGTAATATGCAGTTATTATGCCGAAGGGCGGTATCTTTTTGACATTTCAAAGAATGTTTTTTGGCCGAAACCAAAAGTAAGTTCGGCTGTAATTAATTTACATCCGAAAATTCACACAGTAAATGCAGGTGAAGAAAAGCTATTCTGGCAAATAGTACAAGCTGCTTTTCAGCAGCGTCGAAAAACAATCCTTAACAGTCTTAAAGAAAATATGCCGCTCTCAAAAGAACAGATTCATCTTCTATTGAGTGAAGCAGCAATAGATCCCGGAATCAGGCCGGAACAGCTGTCGGTTGAACAGTTTGCATTGCTATCCAGAATCACTTATAATGTTCTTAGCAAATTAAGCTGA
- a CDS encoding SCP2 sterol-binding domain-containing protein codes for MADLKEILGNLTTKIEAADPAKMKGVSAVYQFDLTGDCGGVFHVAVDDGKPTVVEAAHDNPNITISMAAEDFNNMLDGKLNATSAFMAGKLKVKGDMSLAMKLQSLLG; via the coding sequence ATGGCAGACTTAAAAGAAATATTAGGCAACCTTACTACAAAAATTGAAGCAGCCGACCCGGCAAAAATGAAAGGGGTTAGTGCTGTATACCAGTTTGACCTTACTGGAGACTGTGGAGGAGTATTCCATGTCGCTGTAGATGATGGAAAACCAACCGTGGTTGAAGCTGCTCATGACAACCCGAATATAACCATTTCCATGGCCGCGGAAGACTTCAACAACATGCTGGACGGCAAGCTAAATGCTACTTCTGCATTTATGGCCGGTAAACTTAAAGTAAAAGGTGATATGTCTCTGGCAATGAAGCTTCAGAGCCTGCTTGGTTAA
- a CDS encoding SDR family NAD(P)-dependent oxidoreductase, with protein MVKYLLQKGLNSVFNLEGKVALVTGGSRGLGRADALALAKAGADVIITDILLESDQSNDVNRFGPLAQVMKSKGIVYTEQTAKDIIKMNRRAAAFKMDVTNREQVAEVISGVVEEFGRIDILVNNAAALDHVATIENQSDELWERDLKINLTGAYNCAKAVWPYMKSQQWGRIINMASVAGTMGGFGQASYSSTKAAVLGLTKSLALEGARYNITVNAIVPGIIGTEAWKSGNPKMNERMIARTAFRKPGEPEDIAHAIVFLATEEARYITGVGLNVSGGIELFTF; from the coding sequence TTGGTTAAGTATCTGCTTCAGAAAGGATTGAATTCCGTGTTCAACCTGGAAGGCAAAGTTGCCCTTGTAACAGGGGGGTCCCGAGGCCTGGGCAGAGCAGATGCTCTTGCTTTAGCCAAAGCCGGAGCAGATGTGATCATTACAGATATCTTACTGGAAAGCGATCAATCTAATGATGTTAACCGGTTTGGACCTCTTGCCCAGGTGATGAAAAGCAAGGGCATAGTTTATACAGAACAGACTGCGAAAGATATTATAAAAATGAACCGCCGGGCAGCTGCCTTTAAAATGGATGTTACCAACCGGGAGCAGGTGGCTGAGGTTATATCCGGGGTTGTGGAAGAATTTGGTCGCATTGATATACTGGTCAACAATGCAGCTGCTCTGGATCATGTAGCTACCATTGAAAATCAGAGCGATGAGCTTTGGGAACGAGATTTGAAAATTAATCTAACCGGTGCATACAACTGTGCAAAAGCTGTCTGGCCATATATGAAATCACAGCAATGGGGCAGAATAATAAATATGGCTTCTGTTGCCGGCACGATGGGTGGCTTTGGCCAGGCCAGCTATTCTTCAACAAAAGCTGCTGTGCTTGGTTTAACAAAGAGCCTGGCCCTGGAGGGTGCACGATATAATATTACTGTCAATGCTATAGTTCCAGGCATTATTGGAACGGAAGCATGGAAAAGCGGTAACCCTAAAATGAATGAACGAATGATCGCCCGCACTGCTTTCCGAAAGCCGGGCGAGCCGGAAGATATTGCTCATGCCATAGTATTTCTGGCTACAGAAGAAGCCCGTTATATAACCGGCGTAGGCCTCAATGTTTCCGGAGGCATAGAGCTTTTTACTTTTTGA
- a CDS encoding TatD family hydrolase, producing the protein MKNRSVPEAGLADLTVLIDSHAHLDFPQYKNDLDQVIDRARGAGIVAILNAGADETSSMKSVELSKKYPFISASVGIHPHSATRAAYGWFERLEVMARSDIVLAIGETGLDFYRNLSPREKQEEVFRDHVRLACRVNKPLIIHSREAHPETLQILKEEYLPDKVGVMHCFSGSIKQAEEFLGLGFYISIAGPVTYPRSHELRDLLKHIPPDRLLLETDAPYLPPQAYRSQRNEPAYILLTYERVALELHQDLDKLAGQVYLNAIRLFSDNLVDRD; encoded by the coding sequence TTGAAAAACCGATCAGTCCCGGAAGCAGGGTTAGCTGATTTGACTGTTCTCATTGATTCACATGCCCACCTGGATTTCCCCCAGTACAAAAATGATCTGGACCAGGTAATTGATCGAGCCAGAGGTGCCGGAATAGTAGCAATACTTAATGCCGGAGCTGATGAAACCAGTTCGATGAAGTCAGTTGAACTAAGCAAGAAATACCCATTTATCAGCGCTTCAGTTGGTATACACCCACACAGTGCAACAAGGGCAGCTTACGGGTGGTTTGAGAGACTGGAAGTGATGGCTCGTTCAGATATAGTTTTAGCTATTGGTGAAACGGGCCTGGATTTTTACCGTAATCTTTCACCCCGGGAAAAACAGGAAGAGGTTTTTCGGGATCATGTTCGTTTAGCCTGTAGGGTGAATAAACCTTTAATTATTCATAGCCGTGAAGCTCATCCTGAGACCTTGCAAATTTTGAAAGAAGAGTACCTGCCTGATAAAGTGGGAGTTATGCACTGCTTTTCAGGCAGTATCAAGCAGGCTGAGGAATTTCTCGGTTTGGGTTTTTATATATCTATTGCCGGCCCGGTTACATATCCTCGTTCACACGAACTTCGTGATCTATTGAAACATATTCCCCCGGACAGGTTATTGCTTGAAACAGATGCACCGTATTTGCCACCACAGGCTTATCGCAGTCAGCGTAACGAACCTGCATACATACTTCTCACTTATGAAAGGGTTGCACTGGAACTGCATCAAGATCTTGATAAACTTGCCGGGCAAGTATATTTAAATGCTATACGTCTTTTTTCTGATAATCTGGTGGATCGGGATTAG
- the metG gene encoding methionine--tRNA ligase, whose translation MAGNKTFYITTPIYYPSNKLHVGNSYTTVAADAMARFKRLTGYKVWFLTGTDEHGQKIQRQADAAGKPPMAFVDEIVAWIKGLWKELDISYDDFIRTTEERHKEKVARIFTHFYEKGDIYKGRYEGWYCTPCEAYWTERQLVECKCPDCGRDVELIAEEAYFFRMSKYADRLMEHIENNPEFILPASRKNEMINNFLKPGLEDLCVSRTSFNWGIPVPFDPSHVIYVWLDALSNYITALGFGEEGSIYETFWPADVQLIGKDILRFHTIYWPIFLMALDQPLPKTVFGHGWLMLQDGKMSKSKGNVVDPLVLAERYSSDALRYFLLREIPFGQDGIFSLESFITRINSDLANDLGNLVSRTLTMAERYFDGELPSPEIDNETSDRELKNLALETPKVMEVFMDQLKTSDALAELWKLVRRSNKYIDENMPWELAKDPAKQGRLGTVIYNLIESIRFIAAMLQPFLPRSPELIWSQLGVRDKKELQSWESLMSWGLMQPGTIVERGEDLFPRLNLQAEIREMQGGQTQDVEASSDTVEKDEGLISLDQFQTVDLRVATIIAAEKIPKSDKLLKIEVSLGESERRQVVAGIAEHYKPDELIEKQVLFVANLKPVKLRGVLSQGMLLAATDQEGRLALTAVEKPISPGSRVS comes from the coding sequence TTGGCGGGAAATAAAACATTTTATATAACAACCCCCATCTATTATCCGAGTAACAAACTTCATGTAGGGAATTCCTATACCACGGTTGCTGCTGATGCGATGGCCCGGTTTAAGCGCCTGACAGGTTATAAGGTTTGGTTTCTTACAGGAACCGATGAACACGGGCAGAAAATACAGCGCCAGGCTGATGCAGCAGGAAAACCCCCCATGGCTTTTGTTGACGAAATTGTGGCCTGGATAAAGGGTTTATGGAAAGAGCTTGATATATCCTATGATGACTTTATAAGGACTACAGAAGAACGACATAAGGAAAAAGTTGCCCGTATATTTACCCATTTCTATGAAAAGGGTGATATTTACAAGGGGAGGTATGAAGGATGGTATTGTACACCCTGTGAAGCATACTGGACAGAACGGCAGTTAGTTGAATGTAAATGTCCTGATTGTGGCCGTGATGTTGAACTGATTGCTGAAGAGGCATACTTTTTCAGGATGTCTAAATACGCCGATCGACTGATGGAGCATATAGAAAATAATCCTGAATTTATCCTGCCTGCATCAAGAAAAAACGAGATGATCAACAATTTTCTTAAACCGGGATTAGAGGATCTCTGTGTATCGAGAACTTCTTTTAACTGGGGCATTCCTGTTCCTTTTGATCCATCTCATGTAATCTATGTGTGGCTTGATGCTCTGAGTAATTATATTACTGCTTTAGGTTTTGGTGAAGAGGGTAGTATTTACGAAACTTTTTGGCCTGCTGATGTTCAGTTAATCGGAAAAGATATTTTGCGATTTCATACTATATATTGGCCTATTTTCCTAATGGCCCTCGATCAACCTTTGCCAAAAACAGTTTTTGGCCATGGTTGGTTGATGCTACAGGATGGGAAAATGTCAAAATCAAAAGGCAATGTGGTTGACCCTCTTGTATTGGCAGAGCGTTACAGCTCTGATGCTCTGCGTTATTTTCTTTTAAGAGAAATTCCTTTCGGACAGGATGGTATTTTCAGTCTTGAATCGTTTATTACACGAATTAATAGTGATCTGGCAAATGATCTGGGCAATCTGGTCAGCAGGACTCTGACAATGGCAGAACGATACTTCGATGGAGAACTTCCTTCTCCGGAAATTGATAATGAAACCAGCGACAGAGAATTAAAAAATCTGGCACTGGAGACTCCTAAAGTTATGGAAGTATTTATGGATCAACTTAAAACCAGTGATGCTTTAGCTGAACTCTGGAAATTAGTCCGACGCAGCAATAAATATATCGATGAGAACATGCCATGGGAATTGGCTAAAGATCCAGCGAAACAGGGGCGTCTTGGCACCGTTATATATAATCTGATTGAAAGTATCCGTTTCATTGCTGCTATGTTACAGCCATTTTTACCGAGATCTCCGGAATTGATCTGGAGTCAGCTCGGAGTGAGAGATAAAAAGGAATTGCAGAGCTGGGAAAGTTTGATGAGTTGGGGACTTATGCAGCCGGGTACTATCGTAGAGAGGGGCGAAGACTTATTCCCCCGCCTCAACTTACAGGCAGAAATCAGGGAAATGCAGGGTGGACAAACACAAGATGTAGAAGCATCTTCAGATACTGTTGAAAAGGATGAAGGTTTGATCAGCCTCGATCAATTTCAGACAGTTGATTTGCGTGTAGCGACAATAATAGCTGCAGAAAAAATTCCAAAGTCTGATAAACTGCTGAAAATAGAAGTTTCTCTGGGGGAAAGTGAACGGCGGCAGGTTGTGGCTGGAATAGCCGAACACTATAAACCCGATGAACTGATCGAGAAACAGGTGCTTTTTGTGGCAAACCTTAAGCCGGTTAAACTACGCGGTGTCCTTTCCCAGGGTATGCTTTTAGCTGCTACCGACCAGGAAGGCCGGCTTGCGTTAACCGCTGTTGAAAAACCGATCAGTCCCGGAAGCAGGGTTAGCTGA
- a CDS encoding AbrB/MazE/SpoVT family DNA-binding domain-containing protein, translating to MKSTGIVRKVDELGRVVIPIELRRTLGIEVKDALEIYVDAEKIILKKYEPACLFCGNADNVKHFGNRIVCRECIDKLAKD from the coding sequence TTGAAATCAACAGGGATTGTAAGAAAAGTTGATGAACTTGGCCGGGTAGTTATTCCTATTGAATTACGACGTACACTGGGGATAGAAGTCAAAGATGCTCTTGAAATTTACGTAGATGCTGAAAAAATTATCCTTAAAAAATATGAACCTGCCTGCTTATTCTGTGGAAATGCCGATAATGTTAAACACTTCGGAAATCGTATCGTTTGCCGGGAGTGTATTGACAAATTAGCAAAAGATTAA
- a CDS encoding stage 0 sporulation family protein, whose product MPTVVGIRFKPAGKVYYFEPGSDRLTQGDRVIVETARGQEIGNVVLDVREVPEVELVLPLKKVIRVASEADCRQAEENVEKEAAAFEKCQQKIKEHGLDMKLVTVEYTFDRNKIIFYFTSEERVDFRELVKDLASIFKTRIELRQIGVRDEAKIKGGIGPCGRAFCCSTFLEDFEPVSIRMAKGQNLSLNPTKISGVCGRLMCCLRYEASSYEDARAELPKQGSLVLTPDGEGEVKDINHRKQTVIVKLSESGYIREFPVEEVDMP is encoded by the coding sequence ATGCCAACAGTAGTCGGGATTAGGTTTAAACCAGCCGGAAAGGTTTATTATTTCGAGCCTGGATCAGATAGATTAACGCAGGGTGATCGGGTTATTGTTGAAACTGCAAGGGGTCAGGAAATAGGAAATGTTGTTTTGGATGTCAGGGAAGTGCCTGAAGTAGAATTGGTATTACCCCTGAAAAAAGTGATTAGAGTTGCTTCCGAAGCTGATTGCCGTCAGGCGGAGGAGAATGTTGAGAAGGAAGCTGCTGCTTTCGAAAAGTGTCAGCAAAAAATTAAAGAACACGGACTGGATATGAAGCTTGTCACTGTTGAATATACTTTTGATCGTAATAAGATCATTTTTTATTTTACTTCTGAAGAGCGGGTAGATTTCAGAGAACTGGTAAAAGATTTAGCTTCAATATTTAAAACCCGTATTGAGTTGAGGCAAATTGGAGTTCGGGATGAAGCCAAGATAAAAGGTGGTATTGGCCCCTGTGGGCGGGCTTTTTGCTGCAGTACATTTCTCGAAGATTTTGAACCGGTGTCGATTCGAATGGCAAAAGGACAGAATTTATCACTAAACCCTACAAAAATATCGGGAGTTTGCGGTAGGTTAATGTGTTGCCTTCGTTATGAAGCAAGTTCGTATGAAGATGCCCGTGCAGAACTCCCCAAGCAGGGATCACTTGTACTAACCCCTGATGGAGAAGGGGAAGTAAAGGATATAAACCATAGAAAACAAACTGTTATAGTAAAATTATCTGAGTCGGGCTATATAAGAGAATTTCCGGTCGAAGAGGTTGATATGCCATAA